GCGGGGGCCGGTTCCGGCGGGGAGGCGGGATCGACGAGCACGTCCTCCATTGTGGGCAGGTCGCGGACGGCCCGATGACCAGGGTGACAGCGGTACCGTCAGAGGCGTGGACCGACGGTTCCTGCGCCCCGGCTGGATGGTCGGGCACCTGCTGGTGCTCGCCGCCGTTCTGACGTGCCTGCGACTGGGTGTGTGGCAGTGGGACCGCACGCAGGAGACCACCGGCACCGCGCAGAACTTCGGGTATGCCGTCCTGTGGCCGGCATTCGGCGTCGCCTTCGTCTACATGTGGATCCGCTTCCTCAAGCTGGAGCAGATCAAGGACAGCGAGGACGACGCGGAACTGACCGCGCTGGCGGCGGGCGAGCACGATCTGTCGGTGGCGACGGACGACGCGGGAGTCGCCGACGGTGCCGCCGCTCCGGTCGCCGCCGAACCACCGGCCGTGGAACCGGACGACCACCCGGCCGGGGAACGGACGCCGGGGGACAGTGGCGAGGCCACCCCGCCGCCGGGCCGCTCCCGCCGCCGTCGTTCGGCGCCACCGGTGTTCCTGTCCGCCGCCGAGGTGCCGACCGAGTACGACGACGACCCGGAACTGACCGCCTACAACCAGGCGCTCGCCGCATTAGCAGAAGAGGACCGCCGACGTGGCTGAACCCATCGACCAGACCGTGCCCGCCCGGGCGGGCGCCGCCGGGACGCCCGTGGTGCCGCCGAAGATCCTGGCCGCGTTCAAGCGGTACCGGATCGCCGCGTTCGTGGTCGGCTGGGGCCTGATCCTGCTGGTCGCGGCCATGGTGCTGAAGTACGGGTTCGACTACGGCACGGCCGTCGCGGTCTGGGGCCCGATCCACGGCGCCCTGTTCGTCGTCTACGTGATCCTCGCGTTCGATCTCGCCTACAAGGACCGCTGGTCGCCGCTCGGCACGCTGTGGGTGCTGGTCGCCGGCACCATCCCGTTCGTCTCGTTCATCGCCGAGCGCCAGGTGCAGCGCAAGGTGCTCGCCCGGCAGCGGATGTAACCGACGGAATGGCCGTCCGCACCCATGCGCCCCTGACCGCCCGCCGCCGCTGGAACCTGCGGGCGGCGGTGGTGATGGTCGAGTTCGTCGTGGCCGCGACGGCGATCGCGGGTGCGGCGGGGATGCTGGCCGACAATGCGATCGGTCTGCCCGATGCGTGGTTGGCGGCGACGCCGTTCCCGACGTGGGCGTGGCCGGCCGTGCTCCTGCTGGCCGTCGTCGCGGTCCCCATGTCGATCGCGCTGGTGGGCGAGGTGCGTCGGGCGGTGTGGTCACCGCTGGCGTCGACGCTGGCGGGCACCGTCCTGATGGTCTGGGTCGTCGTCCAGATCGTCGTCGTGCGCCACTTCTTCCTCCTGCAGCCGGTTCTCGCGGCCGCCGGTCTGGTGATCATCGTGCTGTCCGGCTGGTTGCACCGCGGCGGTCCGCCCCGGCGTCCGTCCGGCCGTCGGGTGGCGATGCGTCGCGTGTAGCTGCGTCCTGTCCGAGCTGTCGTTCCGCCGAGCCCCGGGAGTGCCGTGCTGACCGTCTTCGTCGTCGACGATCACGAGGTGGTGCGTCGCGGGGTCAGTGACCTGCTCGACGAGGCCGAGGACCTGTCGGTCGTGGGGGAGGCGGCGACGGCGGCCGAAGCCTACGGCCGGATCCTGGCCACCCGGCCACAGGTCGCCGTGCTGGACGTGCGGCTGCCGGACGGGAACGGCATCGAGTTGTGCCGGGATCTGCGGTCGCAGCTGCCCGACCTGCGCTGCCTGATGTTCACCTCCTACACCGACGACGAGGCGCTGTCGGACGCGATCCTGGCCGGCGCCGTCGGCTACGTCCTCAAGGACGTCCGCGGGACCGATCTCGTCGACGCGGTGCGAGCGGTGGGGGCGGGCCGGTCGCTGCTGCCGGAGCGCGCGGCGTCCCGGCTGACCGAGGGG
This window of the Nakamurella flava genome carries:
- a CDS encoding DUF3817 domain-containing protein, which encodes MAEPIDQTVPARAGAAGTPVVPPKILAAFKRYRIAAFVVGWGLILLVAAMVLKYGFDYGTAVAVWGPIHGALFVVYVILAFDLAYKDRWSPLGTLWVLVAGTIPFVSFIAERQVQRKVLARQRM
- a CDS encoding response regulator, which codes for MLTVFVVDDHEVVRRGVSDLLDEAEDLSVVGEAATAAEAYGRILATRPQVAVLDVRLPDGNGIELCRDLRSQLPDLRCLMFTSYTDDEALSDAILAGAVGYVLKDVRGTDLVDAVRAVGAGRSLLPERAASRLTEGWRSQAAPAGPLAGLTDQERAVLTLIGEGLTNRQIGERMFLAEKTVKNYVSSVLAKLGLQRRTQVAVLATELRDRPARGRGPGGLRG